In Deltaproteobacteria bacterium IMCC39524, the genomic stretch CTGCACTCCTTGAATGCAGGGTCGTCATCTTTTTTCAGCCAGTCGCTGATTTCTTCGCGGGTGACTTCGTGGTCGGCCTGACTGAAAATTGCAATCATTTGTGAATCGCTCAAGTCGAAGGTGTAGCGGATTCGGCGTAAAATATCGTTGTTGGTCATCTGGGAGACCTTAATCCTTATTTCTGAAAGAGTTTGTGTTCTGCTGAGATAAGTTTAACAGGAATGCCGGGAATAAACGAGAAGAGGCACGCTTTTCGTGCAAGCGAGGCCGAGTCATGTTTCTCTCTGGGTAAATCAAGTTGCGTCAGTTTTTTGCAGGGTTGCTTGCTGTCAGAAACTGCCGCGTCGACGTTTGCCTGATGACTTGCCAATGAGCCAGCCGAAAAATAAAACCCCGGCACCGGCCAGAAACCACTTGATGACAGCGGTTCTGGTCAGCGAGCCCATCTCTTCATCAAGCGCGATGTTCTTGGCCGAAAGTTCCTGGTTGGTTTTGCGTAGCTGGTCACGTTCTGCCGTGATTGCTATGACTTCTTTAGCTTCATTCTGTAGGGCTTGGTAATCCTGACGGGTCTGTTTTAACTCTGCCTGGCTCTGCATCCACTTATCTTGCAATGCAGTATTGTTTTCTCGCAAGTCAATTAATTGAAGGGCAAGCTCTTGTTGGGATTTGCTGCTTTGTGAGTTTGTCGAAGCGGCCTGCTGCCGGATCTCTTCGATTGTGCTGGCGAGTTGATCCCGTTCCTTCTGCAGTTTGTTGATGATGACGGGTTTGGGTGTTGCCGTTGTCAGGTATTTTTGCAGGATATAACCGACCTCACCTTCTTTGGTCCTGGCCTTTATATATTCGCCTGTCTCTTCGAGAACTTCGACTGCCGTATCAGTGCGCAGGTAAGTGATTGGTGGAGCGCTGTTTTGAGGTTGCTCTCGTAGAGACACAACGAGTTGGTCAGAAACATAGCGTGTTTCTGACCAACTCGTCGAAATAGAGCAGAGTAAAATAAGCAGGATAGAGCTTGTGAGTCGCCAGGAGGTTTTCATCGCAATTTCTCCGAGATTTTTCTTTGTCTGTATATTCAATGAGTTACATAATATATAGGGCTTGATGAAATCTGTCTACCCTTTGTTGTCCTGCCGGATGGTGCTCGCCACTTATTTAGGTCTGCCTGTCTGGGTTGATCGCTGCTTTTCCGGGACAGGGCATTGATAGCCCATGTCGGCGCTATCGGCAGGTACGCACATGACACAGGAGTGCGTCATCTCTCCGCTTTCATTACATAAACGTTTACAAACCATGGTGTTTCTTTTGCACGTCGAACATTCATCAAAAACAAGTTTATTCAGTAACTTAAGCATTCTTCCCTCGCATGGCATGTTGTCTTTTGTAAGGAAGTACTACAATTGGCGTGCCAACTCCCACAGGGAGTTTGCAGGAAGGGTGAGAGGGGAGGTTCAGGCAAGGCGAAGCCTCTCAGATATTGATGTGCAGAAAACTAAAAGTGGCTAACACTTTGTCGTTGTACTGTCTTTTTGAGGTAAGTCGATAGTACTACGGTCATTGACACGTAAACCGTGGCCGATGAGGAGGGCGTTTGAACCGGTTGTGACCTGATTGATACCTAGCAGCTTGTCGGATTTTCCATGAATACGCTGCTAGAATAAAGCCTGGCATGATGTCTCCTTGAACCCTTGTTGTGTTGATCCAGTATAAGGACGCTTTAGGTTCAGTCAAGGTGGCATGATTGTTGCTGATTTCAGGCAGGTTACTCAACTAGATTCAGTTGCATTATGATCAGAAACCATCGTTTCCCGCCCGGCAGCATCGCCTGGCCTATTTTGAAGGAATAGAAATCATGCACAGAAAATTGATGAATCTTTTTTACGAAGTCCGTGATCCCAACCTGAGTTGGGATGATATCGGTGGTTATGTCGATGTCAAAGAGACACTCAAAGAGATGGTCTGCCTGCCGCTGAAAAAGCCGGAAATGATTCGCAAACACAATCTTGGTATCCCTGCCGGAGTCATGCTCTGGGGGCCTTTGGGGACTGGCATCACCATGTTGGCAGAAGCCTGCGCCATGGATGCCGGTGTCAGCTTTGTCTATGTCTCTGGGCAGGAGATGCTCGGCAAACACGAGGAGCTCAAGGAAGCTTTCGATATCGCTATTCACGAAGCGCCCTGCGTCCTCTTTATCTCGGATTGCGAATGGCTGGCTCCCCGGGCCGGTTGCGATTACGAGTGGAGCCCTGGCAACCTGCGTGCTATCCCGCCCACTTTTGCTGACAAAGAACTGACCAAGCTCTTTGTTGAACAAGTTGATCGCATAAACCAGGTCGAAGGTGTGATGCTGCTCGGCTCCTGCTATCGCATTGATACTGTCGACCAGGCTGTGATCAAGGAAAAGAAACGTTTTAACCGTAAGGTTTTCGTCCATCCGCCGACTGACGTGGATCGTCGCGGCATGCTCGATATCTACATGGACCAGATGCCTAACCTGGCTGAAGGCATCGATCGTGATGAACTGGCACGCTTAACTGAAGGCTATGTCGGTTGGGATATCGAGAGCCTTTGCAAGCGGGCAACAGTGAACGCGATCAAGAACGACTCCGAGATTGTCACCGCTGAGCACTTTATGCAGGCGCTCAAGGAAGTTCGGCAGTTTTTGACTCCGGATATGGTTGAGAAGTACCACGTTATTCGCGATACGGATTGCCCGCATCATTATGAGTTCTGAGCAGGTGGATAACCCGCTCTTGGTCGCCGCCATAATCTAAAAGCAAAATGTATTAACTGGAATGAAGGTTTTCCGTGAGTCACGATCCTCCAGAAATTTTCACTCGCATTTATGCCCGCCACGGCCACCGTTGCCCGATGAGTACGCTCGGGGGGCGCCTCGGACTTGCTGCTTTAAAGTGGTTGGGTGTCTGTGATGGAGAACTTCAAGCGATTTACAGCAATCGAACCTGTGCCACGGATGGAATCGCAGAGACGACCGGGTGCACTGAAGAAAAAGGTTCACTGATCGTCAAGAATGACGGTCGTCATGCCTTGACCCTGTCCTCTGCAAAGACTTCTGTCGAAGTTGAATTGACTTCAGAAGCACTGGAGATGGCAGGACGATATCGATCGCTTTGCAACCGACTTGAAAAGGGTTGGGACGATCTGGAAGCAAATGAACAGGTTAAACGGCGTGCCGAGATGGACGCTTTGCTAGATGAGCTTTTACCGCAGTTTTGGCAAGCTGAAGATCAGAAGCTTGTGCAAAAAATATCGAAAGATTAACACACCAAAAGTAGGCGCTCTAGGCGATGACGCAAAGGAAAGCCTTCTAAGAGTTTGCTCTCTTGGTTTACTTTTTTTAGTCTTTGCGCCCTTGCGTTAAGTTTCGTTAGCGTAAGCCTTTAAGAGGTTTTGAAAGATTCACATGCCTGATTCAATCTGGATGCAAATGCTGACCGTGATCTGGGACGAAATCGCCAATATGTGGTGGTTTTTTCTCCTGTCGATTGTTCTGGTCGGGGTCATCAAAGGCTATAAGCTGGACCTGCGCATCCGCGATTTTATCAATAAGGCAGGGCCCTGGGGTATTGTCGTCGCTGTGGCCGTCGGTATGGTTTCGCCGCTCTGTTCCTGTGGTATCTTACCAGTCGTGATC encodes the following:
- a CDS encoding SH3 domain-containing protein, with translation MKTSWRLTSSILLILLCSISTSWSETRYVSDQLVVSLREQPQNSAPPITYLRTDTAVEVLEETGEYIKARTKEGEVGYILQKYLTTATPKPVIINKLQKERDQLASTIEEIRQQAASTNSQSSKSQQELALQLIDLRENNTALQDKWMQSQAELKQTRQDYQALQNEAKEVIAITAERDQLRKTNQELSAKNIALDEEMGSLTRTAVIKWFLAGAGVLFFGWLIGKSSGKRRRGSF
- a CDS encoding AAA family ATPase: MNLFYEVRDPNLSWDDIGGYVDVKETLKEMVCLPLKKPEMIRKHNLGIPAGVMLWGPLGTGITMLAEACAMDAGVSFVYVSGQEMLGKHEELKEAFDIAIHEAPCVLFISDCEWLAPRAGCDYEWSPGNLRAIPPTFADKELTKLFVEQVDRINQVEGVMLLGSCYRIDTVDQAVIKEKKRFNRKVFVHPPTDVDRRGMLDIYMDQMPNLAEGIDRDELARLTEGYVGWDIESLCKRATVNAIKNDSEIVTAEHFMQALKEVRQFLTPDMVEKYHVIRDTDCPHHYEF
- a CDS encoding formylmethanofuran dehydrogenase subunit E family protein, which produces MSHDPPEIFTRIYARHGHRCPMSTLGGRLGLAALKWLGVCDGELQAIYSNRTCATDGIAETTGCTEEKGSLIVKNDGRHALTLSSAKTSVEVELTSEALEMAGRYRSLCNRLEKGWDDLEANEQVKRRAEMDALLDELLPQFWQAEDQKLVQKISKD